A single Vanacampus margaritifer isolate UIUO_Vmar chromosome 7, RoL_Vmar_1.0, whole genome shotgun sequence DNA region contains:
- the LOC144055754 gene encoding GTP-binding protein 2-like isoform X2 yields the protein MVDLCPGGDGGCGGGKKTSKRSRTRRSKRGRRRRSKKNNNHKNNIHNKNDAPPPFLPPEAEEGNIEYKLKLVNPTQYRFEHLATQLKWRLQEGRGEAVYQIGVEDNGLLVGLSQADMTASIGTLRKMADKVGADITLLRERQVDSDADGSTRKIAEVLVRKVPDDQQFLDLRVAVLGNVDSGKSTLLGVLTQGELDNGRGRARLNLFRHLHEIQTGRTSSISFEILGFDSRGQVVNYSDSRSAEEICESSSKMITFIDLAGHHKYLKTTVFGLTSYCPDFAMLVVSANTGIAGTTREHLGLAMALKVPIFIAVSKVDVCSRGGVERTLRQLERLLKQPGCNKVPLVVHTADDAVAAAQQFAPAACVTPIFTLSSVSGKGLELLKVFLNILPPLSNSKQQEELMQQLTEFQVDEIYSVPDVGTVVGGTLYSGVCREGERLAVGPTDEGGFLRVKVLSIQRNRSSCRLLRAGQAATLALGNLDRTLLRKTPKSEWTAEDSHSYH from the exons ATGGTGGACTTGTGCCCGGGCGGCGATGGCGGCTGCGGCGGCGGCAAGAAGACGTCGAAAAGGTCTCGAACGAGGCGAAGCAAACGAGGTCGCCGACGTCGCagtaaaaagaacaacaaccaCAAGAACAACATCCACAATAAGAACGATGCGCCGCCGCCGTTTCTACCACCAGAG GCTGAAGAAGGAAACATCGAATATAAG CTGAAGCTGGTCAACCCCACCCAGTACCGCTTCGAGCACTTGGCCACGCAGCTCAAGTGGCGTCTGCAGGAGGGCCGCGGCGAGGCCGTCTACCAGATCGGCGTGGAGGACAACGGGCTGCTGGTGGGCCTGAGCCAAGCCGACATGACGGCCTCCATCGGGACCTTGCGCAAGATGGCCGACAA GGTGGGCGCCGACATCACGCTGCTCCGGGAGCGTCAGGTGGACTCGGACGCCGACGGGAGCACGCGCAAGATCGCCGAGGTCCTGGTGCGGAAGGTTCCGGACGACCAGCAG TTCCTGGACCTGCGCGTTGCCGTGCTGGGCAACGTGGACTCGGGGAAGTCCACCCTGCTGGGCGTGCTGACGCAGGGCGAGCTGGACAACGGGCGAGGCCGAGCGCGCCTCAACCTCTTCAGGCATCTTCACGAGATCCAGACGGGACGCACGTCCAGCATCAGCTTCGAGATCCTGGGCTTCGACAGCAGAGGACAA GTGGTCAACTACAGCGACTCGCGCAGCGCCGAGGAGATCTGCGAGAGCTCCTCCAAGATGATCACCTTCATCGACCTGGCGGGACATCACAAGTACCTGAAGACCACCGTCTTTGGACTCACCAGCTACTGCCCGGACTTTGCCATGCTGGTGGTCAGCGCCAACACCGGCATCG CCGGTACCACCAGGGAGCACCTGGGCCTGGCTATGGCGCTGAAAGTTCCCATCTTCATCGCTGTCAGCAAAGTGGACGTGTGCTCGCGGGGCGGCGTGGAGCGCACGCTGAGGCAGCTGGAGCGACTCCTCAAGCAGCCGGGATGCAACAAGGTCCCGCTGGTGGTCCACACGGCCGACGACGCCGTGGCCGCCGCGCAGCAGTTTGCGCCCGCCGCCTG CGTGACGCCCATCTTCACGCTGTCCAGCGTGTCAGGCAAAGGTCTGGAGCTCCTCAAGGTTTTCTTGAACATTCTGCCTCCTCTCAGCAACAGCAAACAACAAGAAGAACTCATGCAGCAGCTCACCGAGTTCCAG GTGGACGAGATCTACTCTGTTCCTGACGTGGGGACGGTGGTGGGCGGGACTTTGTACAG cgGCGTGTGCCGCGAGGGCGAGCGTCTGGCGGTGGGCCCGACGGACGAGGGCGGCTTCCTGCGCGTGAAGGTTCTGTCCATCCAGAGGAACCGCTCCAGTTGCAGGCTGCTGAGGGCGGGGCAGGCGGCCACGCTGGCGCTCGGCAACCTGGACAGGACGCTGCTGCGCAAG ACCCCAAAATCCGAATGGACAGCCGAAGATTCCCACTCCTATCATTAA
- the LOC144055754 gene encoding GTP-binding protein 2-like isoform X1: protein MVDLCPGGDGGCGGGKKTSKRSRTRRSKRGRRRRSKKNNNHKNNIHNKNDAPPPFLPPEAEEGNIEYKLKLVNPTQYRFEHLATQLKWRLQEGRGEAVYQIGVEDNGLLVGLSQADMTASIGTLRKMADKVGADITLLRERQVDSDADGSTRKIAEVLVRKVPDDQQFLDLRVAVLGNVDSGKSTLLGVLTQGELDNGRGRARLNLFRHLHEIQTGRTSSISFEILGFDSRGQVVNYSDSRSAEEICESSSKMITFIDLAGHHKYLKTTVFGLTSYCPDFAMLVVSANTGIAGTTREHLGLAMALKVPIFIAVSKVDVCSRGGVERTLRQLERLLKQPGCNKVPLVVHTADDAVAAAQQFAPAACVTPIFTLSSVSGKGLELLKVFLNILPPLSNSKQQEELMQQLTEFQVDEIYSVPDVGTVVGGTLYSGVCREGERLAVGPTDEGGFLRVKVLSIQRNRSSCRLLRAGQAATLALGNLDRTLLRKGMVMVSPKMKPTVCRHFEAAIVLLFHAGTFRRGSQVTAHVGNVRQTAVVQRVHGKDELRTGERAAVAFRFLKHPEYLRTGAKLLFREGVTKGIGHVTRLLTAEHNHNH from the exons ATGGTGGACTTGTGCCCGGGCGGCGATGGCGGCTGCGGCGGCGGCAAGAAGACGTCGAAAAGGTCTCGAACGAGGCGAAGCAAACGAGGTCGCCGACGTCGCagtaaaaagaacaacaaccaCAAGAACAACATCCACAATAAGAACGATGCGCCGCCGCCGTTTCTACCACCAGAG GCTGAAGAAGGAAACATCGAATATAAG CTGAAGCTGGTCAACCCCACCCAGTACCGCTTCGAGCACTTGGCCACGCAGCTCAAGTGGCGTCTGCAGGAGGGCCGCGGCGAGGCCGTCTACCAGATCGGCGTGGAGGACAACGGGCTGCTGGTGGGCCTGAGCCAAGCCGACATGACGGCCTCCATCGGGACCTTGCGCAAGATGGCCGACAA GGTGGGCGCCGACATCACGCTGCTCCGGGAGCGTCAGGTGGACTCGGACGCCGACGGGAGCACGCGCAAGATCGCCGAGGTCCTGGTGCGGAAGGTTCCGGACGACCAGCAG TTCCTGGACCTGCGCGTTGCCGTGCTGGGCAACGTGGACTCGGGGAAGTCCACCCTGCTGGGCGTGCTGACGCAGGGCGAGCTGGACAACGGGCGAGGCCGAGCGCGCCTCAACCTCTTCAGGCATCTTCACGAGATCCAGACGGGACGCACGTCCAGCATCAGCTTCGAGATCCTGGGCTTCGACAGCAGAGGACAA GTGGTCAACTACAGCGACTCGCGCAGCGCCGAGGAGATCTGCGAGAGCTCCTCCAAGATGATCACCTTCATCGACCTGGCGGGACATCACAAGTACCTGAAGACCACCGTCTTTGGACTCACCAGCTACTGCCCGGACTTTGCCATGCTGGTGGTCAGCGCCAACACCGGCATCG CCGGTACCACCAGGGAGCACCTGGGCCTGGCTATGGCGCTGAAAGTTCCCATCTTCATCGCTGTCAGCAAAGTGGACGTGTGCTCGCGGGGCGGCGTGGAGCGCACGCTGAGGCAGCTGGAGCGACTCCTCAAGCAGCCGGGATGCAACAAGGTCCCGCTGGTGGTCCACACGGCCGACGACGCCGTGGCCGCCGCGCAGCAGTTTGCGCCCGCCGCCTG CGTGACGCCCATCTTCACGCTGTCCAGCGTGTCAGGCAAAGGTCTGGAGCTCCTCAAGGTTTTCTTGAACATTCTGCCTCCTCTCAGCAACAGCAAACAACAAGAAGAACTCATGCAGCAGCTCACCGAGTTCCAG GTGGACGAGATCTACTCTGTTCCTGACGTGGGGACGGTGGTGGGCGGGACTTTGTACAG cgGCGTGTGCCGCGAGGGCGAGCGTCTGGCGGTGGGCCCGACGGACGAGGGCGGCTTCCTGCGCGTGAAGGTTCTGTCCATCCAGAGGAACCGCTCCAGTTGCAGGCTGCTGAGGGCGGGGCAGGCGGCCACGCTGGCGCTCGGCAACCTGGACAGGACGCTGCTGCGCAAG GGCATGGTGATGGTGAGTCCCAAGATGAAGCCGACCGTCTGCCGGCACTTCGAGGCGGCCATCGTGCTTCTCTTCCACGCCGGCACCTTCCGCCGTGGCTCGCAGGTCACGGCGCACGTGGGCAACGTCAGGCAGACGGCCGTCGTGCAAAGGGTGCACGGGAAG GACGAGCTGAGGACGGGCGAGCGAGCCGCGGTGGCGTTTCGCTTCCTCAAACATCCCGAGTATCTTCGGACCGGCGCCAAACTTCTCTTCAGGGAGGGAGTCACCAAGGGCATCGGGCACGTCACACGCCTCCTGACCGCAGAACACAATCACAACCACTAG
- the LOC144055754 gene encoding GTP-binding protein 2-like isoform X4, translated as MVDLCPGGDGGCGGGKKTSKRSRTRRSKRGRRRRSKKNNNHKNNIHNKNDAPPPFLPPEAEEGNIEYKLKLVNPTQYRFEHLATQLKWRLQEGRGEAVYQIGVEDNGLLVGLSQADMTASIGTLRKMADKVGADITLLRERQVDSDADGSTRKIAEVLVRKVPDDQQFLDLRVAVLGNVDSGKSTLLGVLTQGELDNGRGRARLNLFRHLHEIQTGRTSSISFEILGFDSRGQVVNYSDSRSAEEICESSSKMITFIDLAGHHKYLKTTVFGLTSYCPDFAMLVVSANTGIAGTTREHLGLAMALKVPIFIAVSKVDVCSRGGVERTLRQLERLLKQPGCNKVPLVVHTADDAVAAAQQFAPAACVTPIFTLSSVSGKGLELLKVFLNILPPLSNSKQQEELMQQLTEFQVDEIYSVPDVGTVVGGTLYSGVCREGERLAVGPTDEGGFLRVKVLSIQRNRSSCRLLRAGQAATLALGNLDRTLLRKECPVEEKKICAR; from the exons ATGGTGGACTTGTGCCCGGGCGGCGATGGCGGCTGCGGCGGCGGCAAGAAGACGTCGAAAAGGTCTCGAACGAGGCGAAGCAAACGAGGTCGCCGACGTCGCagtaaaaagaacaacaaccaCAAGAACAACATCCACAATAAGAACGATGCGCCGCCGCCGTTTCTACCACCAGAG GCTGAAGAAGGAAACATCGAATATAAG CTGAAGCTGGTCAACCCCACCCAGTACCGCTTCGAGCACTTGGCCACGCAGCTCAAGTGGCGTCTGCAGGAGGGCCGCGGCGAGGCCGTCTACCAGATCGGCGTGGAGGACAACGGGCTGCTGGTGGGCCTGAGCCAAGCCGACATGACGGCCTCCATCGGGACCTTGCGCAAGATGGCCGACAA GGTGGGCGCCGACATCACGCTGCTCCGGGAGCGTCAGGTGGACTCGGACGCCGACGGGAGCACGCGCAAGATCGCCGAGGTCCTGGTGCGGAAGGTTCCGGACGACCAGCAG TTCCTGGACCTGCGCGTTGCCGTGCTGGGCAACGTGGACTCGGGGAAGTCCACCCTGCTGGGCGTGCTGACGCAGGGCGAGCTGGACAACGGGCGAGGCCGAGCGCGCCTCAACCTCTTCAGGCATCTTCACGAGATCCAGACGGGACGCACGTCCAGCATCAGCTTCGAGATCCTGGGCTTCGACAGCAGAGGACAA GTGGTCAACTACAGCGACTCGCGCAGCGCCGAGGAGATCTGCGAGAGCTCCTCCAAGATGATCACCTTCATCGACCTGGCGGGACATCACAAGTACCTGAAGACCACCGTCTTTGGACTCACCAGCTACTGCCCGGACTTTGCCATGCTGGTGGTCAGCGCCAACACCGGCATCG CCGGTACCACCAGGGAGCACCTGGGCCTGGCTATGGCGCTGAAAGTTCCCATCTTCATCGCTGTCAGCAAAGTGGACGTGTGCTCGCGGGGCGGCGTGGAGCGCACGCTGAGGCAGCTGGAGCGACTCCTCAAGCAGCCGGGATGCAACAAGGTCCCGCTGGTGGTCCACACGGCCGACGACGCCGTGGCCGCCGCGCAGCAGTTTGCGCCCGCCGCCTG CGTGACGCCCATCTTCACGCTGTCCAGCGTGTCAGGCAAAGGTCTGGAGCTCCTCAAGGTTTTCTTGAACATTCTGCCTCCTCTCAGCAACAGCAAACAACAAGAAGAACTCATGCAGCAGCTCACCGAGTTCCAG GTGGACGAGATCTACTCTGTTCCTGACGTGGGGACGGTGGTGGGCGGGACTTTGTACAG cgGCGTGTGCCGCGAGGGCGAGCGTCTGGCGGTGGGCCCGACGGACGAGGGCGGCTTCCTGCGCGTGAAGGTTCTGTCCATCCAGAGGAACCGCTCCAGTTGCAGGCTGCTGAGGGCGGGGCAGGCGGCCACGCTGGCGCTCGGCAACCTGGACAGGACGCTGCTGCGCAAG GAGTGTCCTGTCGAGGAAAAGAAAATATGTGCAAGGTGA
- the LOC144055754 gene encoding GTP-binding protein 2-like isoform X3, whose protein sequence is MVDLCPGGDGGCGGGKKTSKRSRTRRSKRGRRRRSKKNNNHKNNIHNKNDAPPPFLPPEAEEGNIEYKLKLVNPTQYRFEHLATQLKWRLQEGRGEAVYQIGVEDNGLLVGLSQADMTASIGTLRKMADKVGADITLLRERQVDSDADGSTRKIAEVLVRKVPDDQQFLDLRVAVLGNVDSGKSTLLGVLTQGELDNGRGRARLNLFRHLHEIQTGRTSSISFEILGFDSRGQVVNYSDSRSAEEICESSSKMITFIDLAGHHKYLKTTVFGLTSYCPDFAMLVVSANTGIAGTTREHLGLAMALKVPIFIAVSKVDVCSRGGVERTLRQLERLLKQPGCNKVPLVVHTADDAVAAAQQFAPAACVTPIFTLSSVSGKGLELLKVFLNILPPLSNSKQQEELMQQLTEFQVDEIYSVPDVGTVVGGTLYSGVCREGERLAVGPTDEGGFLRVKVLSIQRNRSSCRLLRAGQAATLALGNLDRTLLRKQECPVEEKKICAR, encoded by the exons ATGGTGGACTTGTGCCCGGGCGGCGATGGCGGCTGCGGCGGCGGCAAGAAGACGTCGAAAAGGTCTCGAACGAGGCGAAGCAAACGAGGTCGCCGACGTCGCagtaaaaagaacaacaaccaCAAGAACAACATCCACAATAAGAACGATGCGCCGCCGCCGTTTCTACCACCAGAG GCTGAAGAAGGAAACATCGAATATAAG CTGAAGCTGGTCAACCCCACCCAGTACCGCTTCGAGCACTTGGCCACGCAGCTCAAGTGGCGTCTGCAGGAGGGCCGCGGCGAGGCCGTCTACCAGATCGGCGTGGAGGACAACGGGCTGCTGGTGGGCCTGAGCCAAGCCGACATGACGGCCTCCATCGGGACCTTGCGCAAGATGGCCGACAA GGTGGGCGCCGACATCACGCTGCTCCGGGAGCGTCAGGTGGACTCGGACGCCGACGGGAGCACGCGCAAGATCGCCGAGGTCCTGGTGCGGAAGGTTCCGGACGACCAGCAG TTCCTGGACCTGCGCGTTGCCGTGCTGGGCAACGTGGACTCGGGGAAGTCCACCCTGCTGGGCGTGCTGACGCAGGGCGAGCTGGACAACGGGCGAGGCCGAGCGCGCCTCAACCTCTTCAGGCATCTTCACGAGATCCAGACGGGACGCACGTCCAGCATCAGCTTCGAGATCCTGGGCTTCGACAGCAGAGGACAA GTGGTCAACTACAGCGACTCGCGCAGCGCCGAGGAGATCTGCGAGAGCTCCTCCAAGATGATCACCTTCATCGACCTGGCGGGACATCACAAGTACCTGAAGACCACCGTCTTTGGACTCACCAGCTACTGCCCGGACTTTGCCATGCTGGTGGTCAGCGCCAACACCGGCATCG CCGGTACCACCAGGGAGCACCTGGGCCTGGCTATGGCGCTGAAAGTTCCCATCTTCATCGCTGTCAGCAAAGTGGACGTGTGCTCGCGGGGCGGCGTGGAGCGCACGCTGAGGCAGCTGGAGCGACTCCTCAAGCAGCCGGGATGCAACAAGGTCCCGCTGGTGGTCCACACGGCCGACGACGCCGTGGCCGCCGCGCAGCAGTTTGCGCCCGCCGCCTG CGTGACGCCCATCTTCACGCTGTCCAGCGTGTCAGGCAAAGGTCTGGAGCTCCTCAAGGTTTTCTTGAACATTCTGCCTCCTCTCAGCAACAGCAAACAACAAGAAGAACTCATGCAGCAGCTCACCGAGTTCCAG GTGGACGAGATCTACTCTGTTCCTGACGTGGGGACGGTGGTGGGCGGGACTTTGTACAG cgGCGTGTGCCGCGAGGGCGAGCGTCTGGCGGTGGGCCCGACGGACGAGGGCGGCTTCCTGCGCGTGAAGGTTCTGTCCATCCAGAGGAACCGCTCCAGTTGCAGGCTGCTGAGGGCGGGGCAGGCGGCCACGCTGGCGCTCGGCAACCTGGACAGGACGCTGCTGCGCAAG CAGGAGTGTCCTGTCGAGGAAAAGAAAATATGTGCAAGGTGA